One stretch of Rhodospirillaceae bacterium DNA includes these proteins:
- a CDS encoding glycosyltransferase: MVGEFPKLSETFVLDEIKEHVRNRVDVTVISLRRANVRNLAYANMAGMDLDVIDVLTKRRWAYLLELIGLGALSMLAKPVLWRVVLGHGYGSMVERMTILALAYRLRDIERAGRIDILHCHFGRQGRYAAVLRHLGILRARIVTTFHGFDISSTIARRGRHHYAELFAHGDLFLPISDYWAHSLRELGCDPGRIVVHHMGSNAARQATRSSGHRKRLSFALSPSVDLSKRRAIHIRCERWHCCARAVRTYHSCSTLSGTGR, encoded by the coding sequence TTGGTTGGCGAATTTCCCAAACTTTCAGAGACATTCGTTCTCGATGAAATCAAGGAACATGTCAGGAATCGCGTTGACGTTACGGTGATCTCTCTGCGCCGTGCCAATGTCAGGAACCTCGCCTATGCGAACATGGCCGGCATGGATCTTGACGTCATCGACGTCTTAACGAAACGGCGCTGGGCCTATCTCCTCGAACTGATCGGTCTCGGCGCGCTGTCAATGCTGGCCAAGCCGGTTCTTTGGCGCGTTGTGCTAGGCCATGGCTATGGAAGCATGGTCGAGCGCATGACAATCCTGGCACTCGCTTATCGGCTGCGCGATATCGAGCGCGCCGGACGGATTGACATCCTGCACTGCCATTTTGGACGCCAAGGTCGATATGCCGCAGTCCTTCGGCACCTGGGTATCCTGCGGGCACGGATTGTAACGACGTTTCATGGTTTTGATATCTCTTCAACCATCGCCCGGCGGGGCAGGCATCACTACGCGGAATTGTTCGCACATGGCGACCTGTTTCTGCCGATCAGCGACTATTGGGCACATAGTCTCCGCGAACTGGGATGTGATCCCGGGCGCATCGTGGTTCACCATATGGGGTCGAATGCGGCCCGACAAGCGACGAGGAGTTCAGGCCACCGCAAGAGGCTGTCCTTCGCCTTGTCTCCATCGGTCGATTTGTCGAAAAGAAGGGCTATTCATATTCGCTGCGAGCGTTGGCATTGCTGCGCGCGCGCCGTCCGGACCTATCATTCATGCTCAACATTGTCGGGGACGGGCCGCTAA
- a CDS encoding glycosyltransferase has translation MPVEIPSPPSVSVIIPVWNSPSLIEKCLTAVLAQSYPQDSYEVLVVDNGSSDNTA, from the coding sequence TTGCCTGTCGAGATACCATCGCCGCCCTCTGTGAGCGTCATCATTCCGGTCTGGAACAGTCCGTCGCTCATAGAAAAGTGCCTGACCGCCGTTCTCGCCCAGTCCTACCCTCAGGACTCCTACGAAGTTCTGGTGGTCGACAATGGCTCCTCCGACAACACGGCCTAA
- a CDS encoding glycosyltransferase, protein MVRGFPRVKLLSEPRPGSYRARNAGLAAARGQFIAFTDADCIPDVEWLAAGMAAAQSHHPIGIVAGRIDLFRDSILYSAACEQYERTYAFDQEKNVKYHHCFTANWISPRSVLASHGGFDATLKSGGDFALSQAIHESGQQIVYAPDMVVSHPVRATLHELVHKRRRVIGGRWMMRRRRWALLQWLLICSREAAGKAKFLLFNARLTPTEKLKVGGVLAVLTLVTLAEVFRIACGGVPRRA, encoded by the coding sequence ATCGTCAGAGGTTTTCCCCGTGTCAAGCTCCTGTCCGAGCCGCGGCCGGGCTCCTATCGGGCCAGAAATGCTGGACTTGCCGCAGCGCGGGGTCAGTTCATTGCCTTTACGGACGCCGATTGCATTCCAGACGTGGAGTGGCTGGCGGCAGGAATGGCCGCAGCGCAATCGCATCACCCCATCGGCATCGTCGCTGGCCGGATCGATCTCTTCCGCGACAGCATCCTCTACAGCGCCGCCTGCGAGCAGTATGAACGAACCTATGCTTTCGATCAGGAAAAGAACGTCAAATACCACCATTGTTTCACCGCAAACTGGATCAGCCCGCGCAGCGTTCTTGCCTCCCACGGCGGATTTGATGCCACCCTGAAATCCGGGGGAGATTTTGCTCTTTCCCAGGCTATTCATGAGAGCGGTCAACAGATCGTCTATGCACCGGACATGGTCGTGTCGCACCCGGTGCGCGCCACCCTGCACGAACTTGTCCATAAGCGACGTCGCGTCATCGGCGGCCGGTGGATGATGCGGCGTCGCCGTTGGGCCCTGCTGCAATGGCTGCTGATCTGTTCGCGGGAAGCTGCTGGCAAGGCAAAGTTCCTGCTCTTCAACGCGCGGCTGACCCCAACTGAAAAACTCAAGGTCGGCGGCGTCCTTGCGGTTCTTACGCTGGTCACGCTCGCGGAGGTGTTTCGGATCGCCTGCGGCGGCGTTCCGCGACGCGCCTGA
- a CDS encoding glycosyltransferase family 2 protein — protein MTDFAVVIPLYNKGPHISRALDSVLRQTFPPRQIFLIDDASTDNGLEIASRYTDPRIRVLQRTTPGPGGYAARNLAILTADADWIAFLDADDAWLPGHLASLHKVIVTDEHDDLACVFAGYTNVYADGRQASDRFSRRSDSQDSAHFHLDELLAIWLDLGECPIWTSASTFRRQALIESGLFPAGRCSRGGDKDLWLRVAYKHICASAPDRTAIYYRDSINMVTRTSSTAGRHCLCETIAAMLNGAPLKSRRLLKRLFNQEVFQHAMSTAKTDIVRRNSWHGFHWRTNPLRFLVLTILSTRPGAYAAQSLLRAYTQLA, from the coding sequence ATGACTGATTTTGCCGTCGTGATCCCCCTTTACAACAAAGGGCCGCACATCAGCCGCGCCCTGGATTCAGTGTTACGACAGACATTTCCCCCTCGGCAGATATTTCTGATCGACGACGCTTCAACGGATAATGGCCTGGAAATAGCTTCGCGCTATACTGATCCTCGGATACGCGTGCTCCAGCGAACAACACCAGGTCCGGGCGGCTATGCCGCCCGCAATCTCGCCATTCTGACGGCGGACGCTGACTGGATCGCCTTTCTGGATGCCGACGATGCCTGGTTACCCGGGCATTTGGCTTCGCTTCACAAGGTAATCGTGACTGATGAACATGACGATCTCGCTTGCGTGTTCGCTGGCTACACCAACGTCTATGCCGACGGGCGGCAAGCCAGCGACCGGTTTTCCCGCCGGAGCGATAGCCAGGACTCGGCACATTTTCATCTCGATGAACTACTGGCGATCTGGCTCGATCTCGGTGAATGCCCCATATGGACGTCGGCTTCGACTTTTCGACGCCAGGCCCTGATAGAAAGCGGACTCTTTCCGGCCGGTCGTTGTAGCCGGGGCGGCGACAAGGATCTCTGGTTACGCGTTGCCTACAAGCACATCTGCGCATCTGCGCCGGACAGGACGGCGATATACTACCGCGATTCGATCAACATGGTTACGCGGACCAGCTCAACGGCAGGTCGGCACTGCCTCTGCGAAACAATCGCTGCGATGCTCAATGGCGCGCCGCTCAAGAGCCGCCGCTTGTTGAAGCGGTTGTTCAATCAGGAAGTCTTCCAACATGCGATGTCGACCGCAAAGACCGACATTGTCCGACGCAATTCCTGGCACGGTTTCCACTGGAGAACCAACCCATTGCGCTTCTTGGTTTTGACCATTCTGTCTACCAGGCCAGGCGCTTATGCGGCGCAGAGCCTCCTTAGGGCCTACACCCAATTGGCATGA
- a CDS encoding AAA family ATPase, with the protein MYQKFFGMRDKPFSLLPDPAFLFLSKKHSTALSMLEYSLAGHAGFCAITGEIGSGKTTLIRALLRRIGRDITLGLISNTHASQKNIATWALAAFGQQAPGGSESDVYRELMQYLINEYAAGRRCVLVVDEAQNLTIESLEELRLLSNINSDSDLLLQIILVGQPELLEKLKRPELRQFAQRISISYHLKALSFEETKMYISHRLNVAGASGALFSDMAIGGVQYFSGGVPRVINSICDMALVYCFADEKRVVDLDIVLRVISDRQASGLASFAGVGQPKDPDVVSGISGMVQKAAALAEATGANLPGAGAAQVDPVMPHTASFDRAETASDSAPLEAGGAWSAALGVAGEKGAPARIRNFQDHRLEKMRATDVRQRPSWFRRTFGGAG; encoded by the coding sequence ATGTACCAGAAATTCTTTGGCATGAGGGACAAGCCATTCTCCCTGCTGCCGGATCCCGCCTTTCTGTTCTTGAGCAAGAAGCATTCGACCGCACTGAGCATGCTGGAGTACAGCCTTGCCGGCCACGCCGGATTCTGCGCGATTACGGGCGAGATAGGGTCCGGCAAAACGACCCTGATCCGTGCGTTGCTGCGGCGCATCGGGCGCGATATCACGCTGGGGCTTATCTCCAATACTCATGCATCGCAGAAAAATATTGCGACCTGGGCATTGGCGGCATTCGGGCAGCAGGCGCCTGGCGGCAGCGAATCGGATGTCTATCGCGAATTGATGCAGTATCTCATCAACGAATATGCGGCGGGGCGTCGCTGCGTTCTGGTCGTCGACGAAGCGCAAAACCTGACGATCGAGTCTTTAGAAGAGCTGCGATTGCTATCCAACATAAACTCCGACAGTGATCTTCTTCTCCAGATCATCCTTGTGGGGCAGCCGGAGTTGCTAGAAAAGCTGAAGCGTCCGGAGTTGCGCCAATTCGCGCAGCGCATCAGCATCTCCTATCATCTAAAGGCACTCAGTTTCGAAGAGACTAAGATGTATATCAGTCATCGGCTGAACGTTGCTGGGGCATCTGGTGCTCTCTTCAGCGACATGGCAATCGGTGGTGTGCAATACTTTTCTGGCGGTGTGCCGAGAGTTATCAATTCGATCTGTGATATGGCGCTTGTCTATTGCTTTGCCGACGAGAAACGCGTCGTCGATCTCGATATCGTCTTGCGCGTGATCAGTGATCGACAGGCAAGTGGTCTGGCCAGTTTCGCAGGTGTGGGCCAACCGAAAGACCCGGATGTTGTATCTGGAATTTCCGGCATGGTGCAGAAGGCCGCAGCGTTGGCCGAAGCAACTGGGGCGAACCTCCCTGGGGCGGGTGCCGCGCAGGTTGATCCTGTGATGCCCCACACTGCATCTTTCGACCGCGCAGAGACGGCAAGCGACAGCGCGCCGCTCGAAGCTGGTGGCGCGTGGTCCGCGGCACTGGGCGTTGCCGGCGAAAAGGGCGCGCCGGCGCGCATCCGGAATTTTCAGGATCATCGGTTGGAGAAAATGCGTGCCACAGATGTGCGCCAGCGGCCGTCCTGGTTTCGCCGTACGTTTGGCGGCGCGGGATGA
- a CDS encoding CpsD/CapB family tyrosine-protein kinase: MEQIEKALAKAKEMRYGGGAIPLPIREHASSAVNGVTPEYTETFVVAADQVRSQAQRLVADSIDQKASHVYGLLRTQVLQRMRARGFSSLVVTGPALGCGASTTAANLAVAIALDVNQTVLLVDLNLRSPSVSKKFNFEPRAGIDDYLRNQATLKDCLVSPRIPRLVILPARRANSDAAEILSSPRMTALSRELRSRYADRIIIYDAPPLLSSSDTLGFLPNADAVLLVAQSGKTTRQEIEKSAELLNGKVLLGTLMNAHGAA; encoded by the coding sequence ATGGAGCAGATTGAGAAAGCGTTGGCCAAGGCGAAGGAAATGCGCTACGGCGGTGGCGCCATCCCCCTGCCTATCCGGGAACATGCCAGTTCAGCGGTAAATGGCGTCACACCAGAATACACCGAGACCTTTGTTGTCGCCGCAGATCAAGTAAGATCGCAGGCACAAAGGCTTGTGGCGGATTCGATCGATCAGAAGGCGTCGCATGTCTATGGTCTTCTCCGTACGCAAGTCCTGCAGCGCATGAGAGCCCGGGGATTTTCGAGCCTGGTCGTCACCGGCCCGGCACTGGGTTGCGGAGCCAGCACCACCGCTGCAAATCTGGCCGTCGCCATTGCGCTCGATGTCAACCAGACCGTTCTCCTGGTTGATTTGAACTTGCGATCGCCGTCAGTCAGCAAGAAGTTCAATTTCGAACCTCGCGCCGGCATAGATGACTATCTGCGAAACCAGGCCACACTCAAGGATTGTCTGGTAAGCCCGCGAATCCCGCGACTGGTGATATTGCCGGCCCGGCGTGCCAACAGCGATGCTGCTGAGATCCTCAGTTCCCCGCGCATGACGGCGCTATCCCGGGAGCTGCGCAGCCGCTATGCGGATCGCATCATCATTTATGATGCTCCACCCTTGCTGTCGTCGAGCGATACGCTCGGTTTCCTGCCGAACGCCGACGCAGTTCTGCTGGTTGCGCAAAGCGGAAAGACGACAAGGCAGGAAATCGAAAAATCGGCCGAGCTGCTCAATGGAAAGGTGCTGCTTGGAACACTTATGAATGCGCACGGAGCCGCCTAG